The nucleotide window AGTATAGCACTCTTGGGTACGACCAAAGCCAAAGGCAAGGAGGTTAAATATTTTACAAATCTTTACACAATTGCCTTTATTGATATTCAACAATTAAGATCAAGAAACTAGAATCAGGCTCTATCTGAGTCCTGTTCTTCTGTAGATTCAGAGGGGGGGGTATTGAGTTCTTCCTTAAACCCCCGTAAAGTTTTACCTAAAGCAC belongs to Gloeothece citriformis PCC 7424 and includes:
- a CDS encoding twin-arginine translocase TatA/TatE family subunit, whose protein sequence is MFGLGWPEVGVIIIAFLVIFGSKKIPELGSALGKTLRGFKEELNTPPSESTEEQDSDRA